A genome region from Arthrobacter sp. SLBN-100 includes the following:
- a CDS encoding glycosyltransferase family 9 protein yields MEQLTAEFGGAGRAGTGVGPVLEKFGSVSRIVVLRGGGLGDLIFAIPAIAALKAAYPGASITLLGTPAHKALIAATKSPVDEVQVLPFSEGVRPGAESQDELERFFEEMRARRFDLAVQIHGGGRYSNPFLLRLGARHTVGTRTPDAASLERTVPYLYYQHEPLRALEVAGFAGAFPVDLEARLAPAEGLRPFARMADDDGQPLVVMHPGATDPRRRWPVERFAELALACTADGFQVVVVGDESEKALAGRIVELAASGQVRSLAGELDMAGLVALIAAAAVVVGNDSGPRHLAQALGIPTVGIFWAGNVINAGALGRSLHRIHASWVTACPTCGIDVTQVGWTAPRCPHDDSVVAGIAARDVHEDVRSLAATELISQQA; encoded by the coding sequence GTGGAGCAGCTCACTGCGGAGTTCGGGGGCGCCGGGCGGGCCGGTACAGGCGTTGGTCCGGTTCTGGAAAAGTTCGGCTCAGTATCAAGGATAGTCGTCCTGCGCGGCGGGGGCCTCGGCGACCTGATTTTCGCCATTCCGGCCATTGCCGCATTGAAAGCGGCATATCCCGGGGCTTCCATTACCCTCCTGGGCACCCCGGCGCACAAGGCTTTGATCGCTGCGACGAAGAGTCCCGTGGACGAGGTTCAGGTCCTGCCGTTTTCCGAAGGTGTCCGGCCCGGGGCCGAAAGCCAGGATGAGCTGGAACGGTTCTTCGAGGAGATGCGGGCCCGCCGTTTTGATCTGGCGGTTCAGATTCATGGGGGCGGGCGGTATTCCAATCCCTTCCTGCTCCGGCTGGGTGCCCGGCATACGGTGGGCACCCGCACGCCTGACGCAGCGAGCCTCGAGCGGACGGTGCCGTACCTCTATTACCAGCATGAACCTCTGAGGGCCCTGGAGGTAGCCGGGTTCGCGGGTGCGTTCCCGGTTGATCTGGAGGCTCGGCTGGCGCCGGCGGAGGGACTGCGCCCCTTTGCCCGAATGGCCGACGACGACGGCCAGCCTTTGGTGGTGATGCATCCTGGCGCTACGGACCCACGTCGTCGTTGGCCGGTTGAGCGCTTCGCTGAACTTGCGCTGGCCTGCACCGCGGACGGCTTCCAGGTGGTGGTTGTAGGGGATGAGAGCGAGAAGGCGCTTGCCGGGCGGATCGTCGAACTGGCCGCCTCGGGCCAGGTACGTTCGTTGGCCGGTGAACTGGACATGGCAGGCTTGGTGGCACTGATCGCAGCCGCGGCGGTGGTGGTCGGAAATGACAGCGGCCCGCGCCATCTCGCCCAGGCCCTGGGGATTCCCACGGTCGGCATCTTCTGGGCCGGGAACGTTATCAATGCCGGCGCACTGGGCCGGAGCCTTCACCGGATTCACGCTTCCTGGGTGACTGCCTGCCCCACCTGCGGCATAGATGTCACCCAGGTGGGCTGGACGGCCCCGCGCTGCCCCCACGATGATTCAGTGGTGGCCGGCATTGCCGCGCGGGATGTCCACGAGGACGTCCGGAGCCTTGCGGCAACCGAACTGATCAGCCAGCAAGCATGA
- a CDS encoding glycosyltransferase family 9 protein, which translates to MSATESAPVREVDGLHDGKPELLVLRALKLGDLLVAVPALKAIRRTFPEHRLRYAAQGWLSDALGLVGGYELFPTHGLDEPLAMEPGVVDVAVNLHGSGPESQGRIEALQARQTIGHRSQYRDGPPWRAELHERERWVRLLEWHGIEADPLDIGLNTPHVPSPVPGATVLHVGAAYGSRLWPAERFAAVASTLASAGHNVVFTGGSGERERALDVCRRSGFAEDLVLAGQLGLAEFAATIAAARLVISADTGAAHLASAYGTPSVVLFGPAPPEIWGPPPGPHAVLTRAELRRGDTFADQPDPALLAITVQDVLAAARGLGVL; encoded by the coding sequence ATGAGCGCTACGGAAAGTGCGCCAGTGCGGGAAGTGGACGGGCTGCACGACGGGAAACCCGAGCTCCTGGTGCTTCGGGCCTTAAAGCTTGGGGACCTGCTCGTCGCGGTTCCGGCCCTGAAGGCCATCCGCCGGACATTCCCCGAGCACAGGCTGCGGTACGCGGCCCAGGGATGGTTGTCTGACGCGCTGGGCCTGGTGGGCGGTTATGAGCTTTTCCCCACCCACGGGCTTGATGAGCCGTTGGCCATGGAGCCCGGCGTGGTGGACGTGGCCGTGAACCTGCACGGCAGCGGGCCGGAGAGCCAGGGCCGGATCGAGGCGTTGCAGGCCAGGCAGACCATAGGGCACCGGAGCCAGTACCGGGACGGGCCGCCCTGGCGCGCGGAACTGCATGAACGGGAACGCTGGGTCCGGCTCCTGGAATGGCATGGCATCGAGGCCGACCCCCTGGATATCGGTCTGAACACACCCCACGTGCCGAGCCCCGTTCCCGGTGCCACTGTTTTGCACGTGGGCGCCGCCTACGGCAGCCGGCTCTGGCCGGCCGAGCGCTTCGCGGCAGTTGCCTCCACGCTCGCCTCGGCCGGGCACAACGTTGTTTTCACCGGTGGCAGCGGTGAACGCGAACGTGCCCTGGATGTTTGCCGACGGTCAGGCTTTGCAGAGGATCTGGTGCTGGCGGGGCAGTTGGGGCTGGCCGAGTTCGCAGCCACCATCGCAGCAGCGCGGCTTGTGATCTCCGCGGATACCGGAGCTGCGCACCTGGCCTCTGCGTACGGAACGCCATCGGTGGTGCTCTTTGGTCCGGCTCCACCTGAGATCTGGGGTCCGCCCCCGGGCCCGCACGCCGTCCTCACCCGCGCTGAGCTGCGGCGGGGGGACACCTTCGCCGACCAGCCGGATCCGGCGCTGCTGGCAATCACCGTGCAGGATGTTCTGGCTGCGGCGCGGGGGCTGGGCGTGTTGTAG
- a CDS encoding SGNH/GDSL hydrolase family protein, with product MEAFPAASLGHVVLLGDSIFDNRAYVGGGPDVISQLRQELPGWKCSLLAIDGDVITGVARQLRDLPPDATHLVVSVGGNDALGYAPLLQEQPASVAEALLMLGGARERFDADYRTMLSAVLAQGLPTAVCTIYDTPSSQPDHKVIKTALSLFNDSITRAAFSSGTPLIDLRLICSEDGDYANPIEPSSQGGWKMAKAIATLIGSGAAGPHSIVVAGASRHEPVTPPSRAR from the coding sequence ATGGAGGCATTTCCGGCGGCCAGCCTTGGCCACGTGGTTCTGCTGGGCGATTCCATCTTCGATAACAGGGCCTATGTTGGCGGCGGCCCGGACGTCATCAGCCAGCTTCGCCAGGAACTGCCGGGCTGGAAATGTTCGCTCCTGGCCATCGACGGGGATGTCATCACCGGCGTCGCCCGCCAGCTCCGCGACCTCCCCCCGGACGCCACCCACCTGGTGGTCAGCGTTGGTGGAAACGACGCCCTCGGCTACGCGCCGCTGTTGCAGGAGCAGCCTGCCTCAGTAGCCGAGGCACTGCTTATGCTTGGCGGGGCGAGGGAGAGGTTCGACGCCGACTACCGCACCATGCTGTCCGCCGTCCTGGCCCAGGGATTGCCGACGGCGGTCTGCACCATCTACGACACACCCTCCTCGCAGCCGGACCACAAGGTCATCAAGACGGCTCTGTCCCTTTTCAACGATTCGATAACGCGGGCAGCCTTTTCCAGCGGTACACCGCTGATCGACCTGCGGCTGATCTGCAGCGAAGATGGGGACTACGCGAACCCGATCGAGCCTTCATCTCAGGGCGGCTGGAAGATGGCGAAGGCTATTGCCACGCTGATAGGATCCGGCGCGGCCGGCCCTCATTCCATTGTTGTCGCGGGGGCGTCAAGGCATGAACCCGTTACCCCGCCAAGTCGGGCGAGGTAA
- a CDS encoding CBS domain-containing protein translates to MTTAREIMTGGVECIGENETLEAAARKMKDLDVGALPICGEDNRLKGMITDRDIVIKCFAEGGDPRTAKAGDFGQGKPVTIGADDSIEEAISTMQEHQVRRLPVIDGHDLVGILTQADIARNYPEDRVGELVELISFY, encoded by the coding sequence ATGACCACTGCACGTGAAATTATGACCGGCGGCGTTGAATGCATCGGTGAAAATGAAACCCTGGAAGCAGCGGCGCGCAAGATGAAAGACCTGGACGTCGGTGCACTCCCGATCTGCGGGGAGGACAACCGGCTCAAGGGCATGATCACGGACCGGGACATCGTCATTAAATGCTTCGCGGAGGGTGGTGATCCCCGGACCGCAAAGGCGGGGGATTTTGGCCAGGGCAAGCCGGTCACCATCGGCGCGGACGATTCCATCGAAGAAGCGATCAGCACCATGCAGGAGCATCAGGTGCGTCGGCTTCCGGTCATTGACGGCCATGATCTGGTCGGCATCCTCACCCAGGCGGACATCGCGCGCAACTACCCGGAGGACAGAGTGGGGGAACTCGTCGAGCTCATTTCCTTCTACTGA
- the ltrA gene encoding group II intron reverse transcriptase/maturase — MNPGEPLSVRSEDPAGIGENIRDTSDLWEAVFSRQNLMIALKRVERNRGAAGADGLRTDELRAWCLGHWTETREALDAGTYAPLPVRQVMIPKPDGGERKLGVPSVLDRLIQQAVAQVPSPVFDPGFVPVSYGFRPGRSAHDAVKVARTVISQGYRWVVEVDLDAFFDRVNHDVLMARVARKVKDKRLLKLIRRYLEAGIMADGVRQPTVEGTPQGSPLSPLLSNIMLDDFDQEFWGRGHRFVRYADDIRVFVKSRRAAERVLDRATKVLETGLKLRVNRQKSTINPASVATLLGFGFYFAKGEVKIRIAPKAFKRMKDRIRELTSRKWSISMADRIQQLNRYVRGWMGYFRLSQTPRKFSDLDEWFRRRMRQIRWKEWKRPRTRVAKLRKLGIRPNLAYQWGMTSRAYWRIAGSPILQRALPNQHWVEEGFLLFHTAWDRFQRPSEPPYARPARTVV; from the coding sequence GTGAATCCGGGAGAGCCCCTGTCTGTGCGTAGTGAGGACCCGGCGGGTATCGGGGAGAACATCAGGGATACATCGGATCTGTGGGAGGCAGTGTTTTCCCGGCAGAATCTGATGATCGCGTTGAAACGTGTTGAGCGTAACCGGGGTGCTGCCGGTGCTGACGGGCTGCGCACGGACGAACTTCGTGCGTGGTGTTTAGGACATTGGACAGAAACGCGGGAAGCGTTGGATGCGGGTACTTATGCTCCGTTGCCGGTTCGTCAGGTGATGATTCCCAAACCTGACGGCGGGGAACGGAAACTGGGAGTACCGTCCGTGCTGGATCGATTGATCCAGCAGGCAGTCGCGCAAGTCCCGTCCCCGGTCTTTGATCCGGGGTTCGTGCCGGTCTCGTATGGGTTCCGGCCGGGCAGAAGCGCCCATGATGCTGTGAAGGTCGCCCGAACGGTGATTTCACAGGGGTATCGGTGGGTGGTGGAGGTTGACCTGGATGCGTTCTTTGACCGGGTGAACCACGACGTGCTGATGGCCAGGGTTGCGCGGAAAGTGAAAGACAAGCGGCTCTTGAAGTTGATTCGGCGCTATCTTGAAGCCGGGATCATGGCTGATGGGGTGCGGCAACCGACGGTGGAGGGGACCCCGCAGGGGTCGCCTTTGTCGCCGTTGCTGTCGAACATCATGCTGGACGATTTTGATCAGGAGTTCTGGGGCCGGGGGCACCGTTTCGTGCGGTATGCCGATGACATCAGGGTCTTTGTGAAGTCCAGGAGAGCCGCGGAACGGGTGCTGGATCGGGCAACGAAAGTGCTTGAAACAGGCCTGAAATTGAGGGTCAACCGGCAGAAGTCCACGATTAATCCGGCAAGTGTAGCTACATTGCTGGGTTTCGGGTTCTACTTCGCCAAGGGTGAGGTGAAAATCCGGATCGCTCCGAAGGCGTTCAAACGCATGAAGGACCGCATCAGGGAATTGACCTCGCGCAAATGGAGTATTTCCATGGCTGACCGCATCCAGCAACTGAACCGCTATGTCCGGGGATGGATGGGCTACTTCCGGCTGTCACAGACGCCGCGGAAGTTCTCCGACCTTGATGAGTGGTTCAGACGAAGGATGCGCCAAATCCGGTGGAAGGAATGGAAACGTCCGCGAACACGGGTGGCAAAGCTGCGCAAGCTCGGGATCAGGCCTAATCTGGCCTACCAATGGGGCATGACCAGCCGCGCCTACTGGCGGATCGCGGGCTCGCCCATTCTCCAACGCGCCCTCCCCAACCAACACTGGGTGGAGGAAGGCTTCCTACTCTTTCACACTGCTTGGGACCGTTTTCAACGACCTAGCGAACCGCCGTATGCGAGGCCCGCACGTACGGTGGTGTGA
- a CDS encoding Fic family protein — MENIAVMHLALLNASDSNIAGEYRDAQNWIRGNSPHTAEFVPPHPDRVLPAMDDLVAFMRRDDIPALTQAAIAHAQFETIHPFADGNGRTSRAIVSALLRAKGVTENVTVPVSSGLLTDTRLYFDALSAYREGATQPIVERFAESAVRAVDNGRQLAADIQAAEESYRERLAGGPSSVRRVLDLVPREPALTAEMVAEHTETSLATAYRAVERLEAAGILASAGKIRGTRVWVAPDIIAALDAFADRAGRRTRH, encoded by the coding sequence GTGGAGAACATCGCCGTCATGCACCTTGCCCTGCTCAATGCCTCGGACAGCAACATCGCAGGGGAGTACCGGGACGCTCAGAACTGGATCCGCGGTAACTCGCCGCACACCGCAGAGTTCGTCCCGCCCCATCCTGACCGCGTCCTGCCGGCCATGGATGACCTGGTGGCGTTCATGCGCCGCGACGACATTCCCGCGCTGACCCAGGCTGCGATCGCGCACGCCCAATTCGAAACCATCCACCCGTTCGCGGACGGCAACGGCCGAACCAGCCGAGCCATCGTCAGCGCGCTGCTGCGGGCCAAGGGCGTCACCGAGAATGTCACAGTCCCGGTGTCCTCCGGACTACTGACAGATACCCGCCTGTACTTCGATGCCCTGAGTGCCTATCGCGAAGGAGCCACCCAGCCCATCGTGGAACGCTTCGCCGAGTCCGCTGTGAGGGCTGTCGACAATGGCCGCCAGCTGGCGGCCGACATCCAGGCGGCAGAGGAAAGCTACCGTGAGCGGCTGGCCGGAGGCCCATCGTCCGTCCGCAGAGTCCTGGACCTGGTACCGCGGGAGCCGGCGCTGACCGCAGAGATGGTTGCAGAACACACCGAGACGTCTCTGGCGACAGCGTACCGGGCCGTCGAACGGTTGGAAGCAGCGGGCATCCTGGCATCCGCCGGCAAGATCCGCGGCACCCGCGTCTGGGTAGCTCCCGACATCATCGCGGCCCTGGACGCCTTCGCTGACCGGGCAGGGCGTCGGACCCGGCATTAG